The following coding sequences are from one Rhipicephalus microplus isolate Deutch F79 chromosome 3, USDA_Rmic, whole genome shotgun sequence window:
- the LOC142803418 gene encoding uncharacterized protein LOC142803418, protein MQPLLHLLHNLHLLHLLYLAHHQLILHLLYLAHHQLILHLLYLAHHQLVQVTIPDNVLPRVVADHVVRKWDVVHGDIHRAETQILAAVAASRTCTGYGSHLDGWTSD, encoded by the exons ATGCAGCCCCTACTCCACCTCCTCCACAACCTCCACCTCCTCCACCTCCTCTACCTCGCCCACCACCAGCTCATCCTCCACCTCCTCTACCTCGCCCACCACCAGCTCATCCTCCACCTCCTCTACCTCGCCCACCACCAGCTCGTCCAGGTAACGATCCCGGACAACGTCCTCCCCCGGGTGGTGGCAGACCACGTCGTCCGCAAG TGGGACGTTGTGCATGGAGATATCCACCGGGCAGAAACCCAAATCCTGGCTGCTGTTGCGGCTAGCAGAACTTGTACTGGATATGGCTCTCATCTAGACGGGTGGACGAGTGATTGA